In a single window of the Rhinolophus ferrumequinum isolate MPI-CBG mRhiFer1 chromosome 21, mRhiFer1_v1.p, whole genome shotgun sequence genome:
- the LOC117012888 gene encoding olfactory receptor 1A1 produces MREENQSSTVDFILLGVSGQRKQEDFFFILFLFIYPITLIGNLLIILAICSDIHLHKPMYFFLANLSFVDIFFSSVTIPKTLTNHILSTKIISFGGCLTQMYFMIALGNTDSYILAAMAYDRAMAISRPLHYTTIMSPRTCVLLVVGSWVVGNANALPHTLLTASLSFCGNQEVANFYCDITPLLKLSCSDTHFNVKMMYLGVGVFSVPLLCIVISYVGAFSVVLRVPSTKGVLKSFSTCGSHLTVVSLFYGTVMGMYFRPLTSYSLKDAVMSVMYMAVTPMLNPFIYSLRNRDMKAALRNLFSKRISSLPM; encoded by the coding sequence ATGAGGGAAGAAAACCAGTCCTCTACCGTGGATTTCATCCTTCTGGGAGTTAGCGGTCAGCGGAAACAGGAAGATTTCTTCTTCATCCTTTTCCTGTTCATTTACCCCATCACACTGATTGGAAATCTGCTCATCATCTTGGCCATTTGCTCTGACATTCACCTTCACAAgcccatgtatttttttcttgctaaccTCTCCTTTGTTGACATCTTCTTCTCTTCTGTAACCATCCCGAAGACGCTGACCAACCATATCTTGAGCACCAAAATCATCTCCTTTGGCGGATGCCTAACCCAGATGTATTTCatgattgctttgggtaatacagatAGCTATATTCTGGCTGCAATGGCATATGATCGTGCGATGGCCATCAGCCGCCCACTTCATTACACAACAATAATGAGCCCAAGGACTTGTGTCCTGCTAGTTGTTGGGTCTTGGGTGGTTGGAAATGCTAATGCCCTCCCTCACACTCTGCTTACTGCTAGTCTGTCCTTCTGTGGCAACCAGGAAGTGGCCAACTTCTACTGTGACATTACCCCTTTGCTCAAGTTGTCTTGTTCTGACACCCACTTTAATGTGAAGATGATGTATCTAGGGGTTGGTGTTTTCTCTGTGCCGTTACTATGCATCGTCATATCCTATGTTGGGGCCTTTTCCGTGGTCTTACGTGTTCCATCCACCAAGGGTGTGCTCAAATCCTTCTCCACCTGCGGCTCCCACCTCAcagttgtttctttgttttatgggACAGTCATGGGCATGTATTTCCGTCCCCTGACTAGTTACAGTCTAAAGGATGCTGTGATGAGTGTAATGTACATGGCCGTGACCCCGATGTTAAATCCTTTCATCTATAGTCTGAGAAATAGGGACATGAAGGCTGCCCTGAGGAACCTGTTCAGCAAGAGAATCTCCTCATTACCAATGTGA